The genomic window TCGGCCGGGCGCTCTCGCCGGCCTGCAGTTCCAGCAGCTTCTGCGGGTCGATGGTCATCGTGTCGGTTTCGACCGAGGCCGAGGAGGCGATCGCGCCGGCGATGATTTCGCCCTGGGTCAAGAGGCTTTCGACGCGCGCGTCGATCAGCCCCTCGCGAAACTGGTTGAGATAGAGGATGCCGCCGACCAGAAAGAACAGCGCCAGAAGGTTGAAGAACAGGATGCGCCAGTTGAGGCTGGAGAACACGGTCGAGGCCAGCACCCAGCGCATCACGGCGAAGGGCTTTCGCCAGCGCCGGGCCGGTTTGGCAGTGTTCTTGGCTGTGTCCGTCACGCTACGTCCTGCTTGCCCCGGCGGGCCCGAAGTCGATGGGCTCGCCGGTCGTCATCGGGAAAATCAGGCCGCCTCACGGAAGCGATAGCCGACGCCGTAAAGGGTCTCGATCATGTCGAAGTCGGTGTCGACGATCTTGAACTTCTTGCGCAGGCGCTTGATGTGGCTGTCGATGGTGCGGTCATCGACATAGACCTGATCGTCATAGGCGGCATCCATCAGCGCATCGCGGCTCTTGACCACGCCCGGGCGCTGGGCAAGCGATTGCAGGATCAGGAATTCGGTGACGGTGAGGGTGACCGCGCCGCCTTTCCAGGTGCAGGTATGACGCTCGCGGTCCATCACCAGCGGCCCGCGCTCCAGCGGACGGTTGGCCTCGCCATCGGCCGGCTTGATGCCGTTGGCGGCGGCCTCGCGGGCGGC from Martelella sp. NC20 includes these protein-coding regions:
- a CDS encoding response regulator transcription factor, translated to MQTIALVDDDRNILTSVSIALESEGYRVDTYTDGATALTGLQANPPQLAIFDIKMPRMDGMELLRRLRQKSDMPVIFLTSKDEEIDELFGLKMGADDFITKPFSQRLLVERVRAVLRRVAAREAAANGIKPADGEANRPLERGPLVMDRERHTCTWKGGAVTLTVTEFLILQSLAQRPGVVKSRDALMDAAYDDQVYVDDRTIDSHIKRLRKKFKIVDTDFDMIETLYGVGYRFREAA